The Sphingobacteriales bacterium genomic sequence TGTGTACCTTTAACCGGACTTTATACCCCTTTCGACCCTTTGTCTGACCTTGATGGCAAAACATCAATTGGCAACTGGACCTTCCAAATTTACGACTTTTATAACGGCGACGGCGGCACCCTAACTGCTTGGGGCTTAGAGCTTTGCTACACGGCACCCTCGAACCAAGACTTTGGTACGGCTTTGGTTGTGCAAATAAAAGCTTTGCTGCAAGGCCCCTACAATACCGGTACCGATGTTATGAGTACGGCCTTGCGTGCAGCTAATTTATTGCCCATTAGTCAGCCGTTTAATGGTTTACCGTGGGCTTACGTGGGCACCGAGTCGGTGGCTTCGCCCAATGATATTCCGGCAAATATTACCGACTGGGTTATTATTGAGTTGCGCGCAGCCGGAAATAAAAATACGCTTGTAACGCGCAAAGCCTGTTGGTTGCGCAGCGATGGAATGGTGGTTGATTTAGACGGAACTCCAGGCGTTAAATTTTCGGGTACGCCCCCCGGAAATTACTATGTGGTTGTGCGCGACCGTACTCACCTCGATGCTATTAGTGCCAATGCGGTAGCGCTGCCAAACGGAATTACGCTTGATTTTACCAATCCTGCCAACGTGTCGGGTGGGGCTGCCCAGTTAGGTTTGCTCGAAGGGGCTACTTATGGTTTGTTGTGCGGCGATTATGACGGCAACGGCAAAATAACCATAGCCGACTTTAACAAATATAATGCCGATGCCAGCAAACTAAATGGCTATTATCCCGGAGACGGAAATTTAGACAAAAACGTTACCATTACCGATTTTAATTTATATAACGCCAATGCCTCAAAATTAGGTGTTATTGAAATACAGTATTAATTGTTTTAAATAAGCTGCCTGCCTAAATCAGGGCGATAAAAATTTTCAATGGGCAATACTGCCATGCAGTATTGCCCATTAACTCGATAACCAGCTAAGATATTAAAATATCACATGAAAACAACATGTATAGATAAACAATATACTTGTTCAGGTGAATTTGTCGCCAGAAGAATTTCAGCAATTAGTCAAACAGGTACGGACAGAAGGTAAGGATATTGCATTTACAACAAAATGAGAATACCAGCCACTATTGGTGAGTGTAAAAAATAGCGGCCTAATAAGCCGAAGGTAAGCCTTTGTACTTTAAGTTAGTTTTGAAAATAGCAGAAAATTTTTTCTCTAACTTACCTTCAAACTAATCTAAAACAAAAAGAAAGTTGGAAATTTGTGTTCATCGTTCCTAAACAAAGCGCTAAATTTGACCGCGCAAAGGCGCAGATTTAAATTAAACCATATTTTTTATCAAACATGTCAACATCCTTAGAAAAAGCTAAAAAACTACTCTCGCATTTTTCAAAGCTTGTTCCTTTTGAAAAAGTACTCGACATGGTGGTACAAACGGAGACTACCGAGGCGCAAAATTACCCCCGAATTCCGGAGCCTATTTCCTGGAACAGCGAGGCTATGGCAAAACGACAGGACTACATTAAACAACAAACAAAACTTGATTTCCCGTATTTATCCGGAGAGAAAAACATAACAGATGCCTCCATTTTCAAAGGAAATATCGAACAGCAAATTGGACTAACACAAATCCCAACAGGTATAATTGGCCCACTGCTTATAAATGGAACTGTTGCCCATGGAAACTTTTATGTGCCGCTTGCCACAACCGAAGGAGCCCTTGTGGCCTCGTACAACAGGGGGGCAAGGGCAACCGCACTTTGTGGCGGTATTGTTTCGGTTTGCCTTACCGAAGGGGTACAGCGTGCGCCGTTGTTCAAATTCAGAACCCTACAAGAGGTCGGAACCTTTATGCAATGGGTACTTGGGCAAACCAATGAGTTTAAAAATATTGTTTCAAAACACAGTAATTATGCGCAGTTAGAAGATATTAAAATAAATATGGAAGGCAACCATGTGGTGTTGGTCTTTGAATATCAGACAGGCGAAGCCGCCGGGCAAAATATGGTAACCATTTGTACCGATGCTATTTGTCAATATATTGTTGAAAACACACCCATTAAGCCGCAACACTGGTTTATTGAAGGCAATTACGCCGGCGATAAAAAAGCCACTGCGGTTTCTTTCTCAACAGTTCGAGGGAAAAAAGTTACCGCCGAAGCAATTATCTCGCGAGCAGTGGTAAATGGAATTTTAAAAACATCCCCCGAAAAAATAGCCCAATATTGGCAATCCTCATCGGTAGCAGCGGTGCAAAGTGGCAGTATTGGTATTCAAGGGCATTTTGCCAACGGGCTTGCAGCTTTGTTTTTGGCAACAGGGCAAGATGTGGCCTGTGTGTCAGAGGCCTATGTAGGCATTACGCGAATGGAAGTAAACGAAGATAATGATTTATACGTGTCGGTTACCTTGCCAAGTTTGGTGGTAGGAACAGTTGGCGGAGGTACTAAACTGCCAACCCAACGCGAATGTTTGAAACTTTTAGGTTGCGAGGGGCCCGAAAGTGCAAGAAAATTAGCAGAAATTTGCGGCGCAACCATATTGGCAGGCGAATTAAGTATTGCCGCAGCCATTGCTTGCGGCGATTTTTCAAGGGCGCATGAAATTTATGGCAGAAACAAATGACACAACAAGCATCTTTATTTAAACGGTTTTTGACGTATCAAAAAGAACGTTATCCCTTTGCCGGATACTTTTTCCTCATCGGCTCATTTAGCTTCTCTGCCATTGCCTACTCGCGCATTTGCAGAGGTTTAACAGAATTTGTCTCTCCGGATAAATTTTTTGTTTGCATTTTCAACACCGTTACCCTCTTTTTTATACTCAGAATTTTAGATGAATTTAAAGACCACGAAGACGACCAAAAATACAGACCTTATTTGCCAGTTCCGCGCGGTTTAATTTCGCTGCATGAGTTAAAATACATTGGCCTTTTTACCCTCGCGCTTCAACTGCTTGTTACAGTTGTTTTCTTCCCCAAAATGTTATTATTGCTGGCAATGGTGTATGGCTACCTGTTCTTTATGAGCAATGAATTTTTTGTAAAAAAATGGTTAAAACAAAATCAGTTTTGGTATGTAACCAGCCACATGCTTATTATTCCTTTGGTGGACGTGTTTGCAAGCGGCTTTGATTGGCTGTTAGACAAGGCAACAGTGCCCGTGGGTTTGGCGTTCTTTTTTGCCGTAAGTTTTATGAATGGTATTGTGTTAGAGATAGGAAGAAAAATAAAAGCTCCGGAGCAAGAAGAAAAAGGGGTGCTGAGCTACACCTTTCAACTTGGCACAAAACATGCCGTTGTTTTTTGGATTTTTATTTTGTTTCTTACCTTGTTGCTAGCTGCTGCGGCCTCTTATTATGCAGGGCACTCGGCAGGCACCTACCTTGCACTTATTGCCGTTTTTTTGGTGTGCTCCTTTCCAGCTTTTCTGTTTTTAAATAAGCAAACGGCTCGCTACGGCAAATTAATAGAATACAGTTCGGCATTATGGACTTTTGCCATGTACCTGATACTTGGCGGAATACCGATGCTCCTTAGTTTATGGCGATGAATTTATTTTTTTTAAACACTATTTCCGTTCAAAATTCAAATTTTGGAGGCAAGGCAAACAACCTAATTGCAATAAAAAACAAAGGTTTTGCCGTTCCCGAATTTGTTGTTATTCCAGCCGATTACCTGGGTTCGCTTTTACCTGCCGATACTGCTTTAACTAAGGAGTTTATTCGTTCGTATCAGTTTTCTCCGGATTTTTTAAATGAAATTTTTCGGCACTTCAACGAAACCGAGTTTGTGGCGGTGCGCTCATCAGCCCTTAATGAAGACGGAAAAGAAAACTCCTTTGCAGGCCAATACGAAACCCGGTTGTTTGTTACAAAAAACACTTTGAACGAAGCCCTTGTTTGCGTATGGCTTTCGGCGTACAGCGAGCGGGTGCAGTTGTACAAGGCAAAAAATAATATTGAAGGTGCAGGTATGGCAATTATGGTGCAACGTATGATAAATGCAGATACTGCCGGCGTTGCCTTTGCCGTAAATCCGCTAACAGGAAACGAAAATGAAACAGTGATAAATGCCGTTTCCGGATTGGGAGAAGGTATTGTTTCGGGCGAATTAGATGCCGACTTATATACAGTTCAGCAAGGGAAAATTACGCAACAAATTGCCGATAAAAAATGGGCAATCAAATTTGATGAACAACATAAAAGCGGCACAATAAAAACCACACTTACCGAATTACAATCAAAAACTGCGTGTTTAAGCGAAAAACAAATTTTGGAAGTAGCAGTGCTGGTAAAAAAAATATCCGAGCATTTTCAGGCACCGCAAGATATTGAGTTTGCCTATCTGAACGGCAAACTGTATTTGCTGCAAAGCCGCCCAATTACAGCCATTGCCAAGCCAAAACCAATTACAATTTGGGACAATAGTAATATCATAGAAAGTTACCCCGGACTAACCTCGCCGCTTACGTTTTCTTTTATTGAAAAAATGTACGAAGCTGTTTACCGGCAACTCTCCTTGATTATGGGCGTTGCTGCCAAAACGATAGAAGCCAACAGCTCGGTATATGCCAATATGTTGGGTTTGTTGCAAGGACGGGTTTATTACAATTTAAACAACTGGCATAAATCGCTTTCCTTACTTCCGGGGTACAAACTAAATGCCGAGTTTATGGACAATATGATGGGCGTGAAGGAAAAATTTGATACAACCATCGAAAAATCCGGAAGCAAATGGGGTGAATATTTTAATGTGCTGAGCGCCATTCTGAAAATTTTAAAGCAACACGCCTCCTTAAACTCATCCAGAATTGCATTTCAAGCCTATTTCAACAGCGTGATGCAAGAATACGAAGCCATGGACTTTGAACAAATGCCCTTACAAGAACTGATGACACGTTACCTTCGGTTTGAAAATACTTTGTCGAAGAAATGGGAAGCGCCCTTGGTAAACGATTTTTTTTGTATGATTTATTTTGGCGTATTGCAAAAATTGACTGTAAAATATCAATTAGATGAAAATGGCACCCTGCACAACGACTTGGTAAGTGGCGCAAAAGACATCATTTCTACCGAACCAATAACGCTTACTTTGTCCATCGCAGCACTTATAAGGCAATTACCCGAAGCATTGAATTTGTTTAAAAACAACTCGCCTGAAAAAATTTTGACCGAATTGCAAACGCAAACCAAGTACGAAAAAATTGATACCGCCATAAAAAAATATATTCAAAAATGGGGCGAGCGCTGTGTGGGCGAACTTAAATTAGAAACCATTACCTACAAACAACAACCCCAAAATTACATTAAAATTTTACAGACGTATGTAAAAGAAGCACCAAAAAATCATACATTACAAGAAAGCAATATCCGGCAAATGGCCGAAGAAAAAGTAAAGCAAAAATTGAAAGGCAAACCAATAAAGAAATTCATTTTTTCGTATGTACTGAAAAAAGCGCGCTATTTGGTAAGCAACCGCGAAAACCTTAGATTTGAGCGCACCCGTGGCTTTGGAATGGTTCGCATAATGATGATAGCGATGGGCAAAAAATTAGCAGCCGAAAATATATTGCAACACGAAAGAGATATTTTTTACCTCACTCAAAAAGAAATATTTGACTTTGTAAATGAAACCGCCATCCGGATTGATTTAAAAAAATTAGTTGAAAACAGAAAAGAGGAGTACACAAAATTTGAAACAAAAAATCTTCCGGAAAGAATAAAAGCAACAGAAGCAATAAGTGATAACACCATCTTTGATTTGCCGGATGAAACTATTAATAATGCCACCTCGCTACAAGGCATTGGCTGCTGTGCCGGAATAGTACGAGGGAAGGTTTGCGTAGTGAATTCGCCACAAGAAATTGACAGCCTAAACAACAATATTTTAGTAACGGCAAGTACCGACCCGGGCTGGGTAGTTTTGTTTCCGAGCGCATCGGCCATTGTGGTGGAACGCGGAAGTTTGTTAAGCCATTCGGCAATCGTGTCGAGAGAAATGGGTATTCCTTGTGTGGTTGGTGTGAAAAACTTATTAAATATCCTTAAAACGGGCGACCTGATAGAAATTGACGGCGCAAAAGGAACAGTAAAAATTTTAGACCGAATATGAACGAACGAATAAAATATGCCAATTGCTGGGAAGATGCCGATTTACTTTTGACCTCGGCTAATTTGCCCCCAAACGGCAATATATTAAGCATAGCTTCGGGCGGAGACAATTCTTTTGCCTTACTCAGTACTGCCCCCAAAATGCTTTATGCGGTAGATACGAATGTGGCACAGTTGCATTTATGCGAATTGAAAGCCGCCGCTTTTTCCGAATTGAAGTATGACGAAACTTTAGCCTTATTTTGGGGCACACCACAGGCAAAAGATTTTTTTGAAATACTTAAAAAACAACTAAGCCCGCCTTGCAAAAAATATTGGGAAACCAATGAAAGCAGTATTCAATCCGGAGTTATAAATGAAGGAAAGTTTGAGCAGTATTTCAGGTTTTTTCGCAAAAGAGTTATGCCGTTTATTCACTCAAAGAAAACAATCAACGAATTATTAAGCCCCAAAACCGAACAAGAGCAAACAAATTTTTACCATCAAAAATGGAATACTATTAGGTGGAAATTTTTATTCAAACTGTTTTTTAGCAAGTTTGTTTTAGGCAGGTTTGGGCGAACAAAAGCATACTTAAATCAAGTTGAAATTCCGGTTGCAGCATTTATTTTTGAGCAAGCCGCACAACACTTGCAAAGCAAAGATTGCCAAAGCAATTATTTTTTGCATTATATTTTTACCGGAGAATTTAAACCGGAACTTCCCTTTTATTTGCGCGAAGAAAATTACCAAAATATTAAACAAAACCTTGCAGCCTTAACCTTAAAACAAGGTTTGGTACAGGATTTTATTAATCCGGAAACTGCTTTTAATTACTGTAATTTTTCAAACATATTTGAATATATGAACAAGGAGGAATTTGCAAATTTTCATCAATTGCTTGAACAATATTTGCCCAATAAAGCCATTATAGGCTATTGGAATTTAATGGTGGACAGGGTTTTTTCCACCTCTTTCCCGCAAACATTTTCGCTTTACAACAAACCCCAAAAACAACCAACAGACAAGGGTTTTTTCTATAAACGATTTGTAACCGAAATAAAAAATGAACGATAATTTTATCCACCTGCTTTGGCTGAGTAGTTTTTACCTTATTCTGTTTGGTACGGCAGAATTGCTGTACCGTGTTGCTAAAATTCATGTCGAATACACCCGGAAATTTGTTCATATCGGAACTGGTTTACTAACTATGCTTTTTCCTTTAATGTTTACCCATTATGGTTGGGTAATCTTTATTTGCGCCGCGTTTTTTGTGGTACTTTCTATCAGTTTAAAATTCGGATTTTTACCTTCTATCAATGCTATTCAGCGCAAAAGTCACGGAAGCCTTTCTTACCCCGTTGTGGTCGTTATTGCATTTATGTTTTATTATTTTAAAACCAAAGGCGTTTCGCACGAATATTTTTATTTCTACCTTCCGGTGCTCACCATGGCATTGGCCGACCCGCTGGCTGCTTATTTCGGCAGTAAATTTCCAAGAGGAAAATATTCATTTGGGCAAGAACAAAAAACATTGACAGGTTCATTAGCATTTTTTATAGTAGCATTGGCACTTAGTTTTTTCTTGATCCCCAATCCTAATTTATTTTTCTTACTTGTTATTCCGTTGGTGGCAACTGTTACAGAAGCCATTACCAGCAAAGGTTTAGACAACCTGACTATTCCGGTTTCTGTAATTGCAGTATTATATTTTTATCCTAACGTATGAATATTGAAACTATAAAAACACGAGTGCAATTTGAGCAAATTCTTAAAGATTTTGCCCCGGTATTGTATGGGCAACACAATTTACCCAATTTACTTTGCCACGAGGCCATAGACAAAAATTTTGACCAAGGTTTTGTGCTTTATGCCAACAATGAAACTAAGGCTACAGCCTGCGTTATTAAAAATCCGGATTTGTTTTTCAAAAATGAAAAAGCTGTTTGCATCGCCTTTTACGAATGTGTGGAAGATATCCGGATAGCTGAAAAATTATTGCATTCTGCAGTAGATTATTGCAAAGAGCAAGGCTATAAATACCTCATTGGCCCCATGAATGGCTCTACCTGGAACGCCTACCGTTTTGCCGTTGAGCCAATAACCGACAGCTATATAAGCGAGCCATTTCATAAATCATATTACGCAAATCAGTTTGAAAATTTTGGCTTTGAAATCCTTGCCGAATATATAACCCAAATAGACACAACTTTGCATTTGCCCGATGCCCCAAAAATATTGAACAAAGAAATTACATTTCGTACCTTAGACAAAAACAATTACGAAACAGAAATGAAAACAATCTTTGCGTTTTGTAAAGATATTTTTTATAACAATTTTTTATACACCGAAATCAGTGAAAATGCTTTTTTGGAGAAATACATGGCTTTAAAAAATATTATTAACCCCAACTTTGTAATTATTGCCGAAGACAAAGGCGAAGTAGTGGGGCTAATTCTTGCCCTCCACGACCATTACTGCCAACATAGCAAGCGAATAATTGTAAAAACACTTGCCCGAAAACGGGGCGAGCGTTACGCTGGGGTTGCACACGAACTCTCGCGAAGAATTACAATGCTTGCCTTGCAACTAAATTACCAAAGCATTTTGCACGCTTTTATGCACCAAGCCAACGCTTCAACAAACATATCGAGGTTATTTTCGGGCGAGCCTTTCAGAAAGTACAAACTTTATTACACCGCAGTATGATAAACGAAAACATAACATCGTTGTTTTACAAGGCGTGCAAAAATTTTCCGGAACGGCACGCAGTTATTCAAGAAAAACGCGCGGTTACCTTTAGCCAGCTTGAGCTTGAAGTAGCCCGCACCATTGCCTACTTCGAAAAAAAAGGCATTAAAAAAGGCGATAGGGTTTTGGTTTTTGTTGGCATGAGCATTGATTTGTACCGGATTGTTCTTGCCTTGTTTTCAATGGGTGCGGTTGCTGTTTTTGTAGATGAATGGGTAAATACCGAGCGGCTTTCGTTGTGCTGTAAAATTGCCAAATGCAAGGCCATAATTGCGCCTTTACCCTACCGAATTATAGGGCTGTTTATCGCCGAAATAAGAAAAATTCCAATTTTCCTTAACCATAAAAAACAAACAGAAACAAGCATAAAAACAAGTACCGAACCAACTGCCGCATCAGATTCGGCCTTGATTACCTTCACTACCGGAAGCACCGGCACTCCCAAAGCCGCCGACCGCAGCCACGGATTTTTGAAAGCACAGTTTGACGCGCTTACCCCGTTGATAAAAGGAAAAGCAAGCATGACCATGTTGCCGGTTGTGTTGTTGCTCAATCTTGGTTTGGGCATCACTTCGGTAATTGCAGACTTTAAAACAGCTAAACCAAAAAAATTTAAGGCGCAAAAAATTTTAACACAAATAAAAAAATACGAGGTGGACAGCCTCATTGCCTCGCCGTATTATTTGCTTGAATTGGCAAAGGCAACACAAGAAAAAACCAGTTTAAAGCATATTATTTCCGGAGGAGCCGCTATATTTGCATCGGATGCCAAAATAATTTCAGCCAGTTTTTCTAATGCAAATTTTACAGTGGTTTATGGCTCAACCGAGGCCGAGCCAATTAGCCATTGCCAAGCAAACGAACTAATTGAGTGTAAAAACGATTTCGGGCTTTTGGCCGGAAAACCAGTGTCGTCTGTCGCCTTAAAAATTATGCCACCTCAAAAATTGCCGCACACCACCGAAAAAGTATTGAATAATTTAGAACTACCACAGGGCAATATCGGCGAAATAATTGTGAGTGGAAATGCCGTAAACAAAACCTATATAGATAATCCGGAAGCGGTGGCCGAAAATAAAATTATCACCGAAAAAATCATTTGGCACCGCACAGGCGACAGCGGCTATTTAAACGAACAAGGCAATTTGTTTTTAACAGGGCGCACCGCTCAAATAATTGAACATAATAAAAAAGTTTATTACCCGTTTGTAATAGAAAATAAACTGAAAAATATAGAAGGCGTAAAATTGGGAACCTTGATTTTATGGAACAATAAATTGATTTTAGCACTTTGCACAACAGATTCTTTTAGCGAAAATTTATTATCCGGAATTGAATATGACGAAATACGGTATTTCAAATCATTACCGCTTGACCCGCGACACTATTCAAAAATTGATTACCAAAAATTGACTCAATTATTGTAATTTTATTGAAGTTGAAGAAGAAAACAAGCGCTAAAACTGCTATGGCAATAAGGTTGCAAAAAATAAAAATGCCAATCAAATGAAAACAAAAACGCTGTTTCTATGTCTTATGGCGGTTGCTGCGGCATGTTCGGCACAAAACGTGCTTACGCCTGAATGGGTAAAATCAAAAGCAAGCCCCGTTGGGGGAAATGCAGAGTCGTGGGGCATAGCTATAGACCAAAGTGGAAATTTTTATTGGACAGTTAGCGTGGACAGCAGCGGCCAAGGACTTGATATTCTTTGCTATAAGTTTGATGCCGATGGTAATTCGCTGTGGACAAATCCGTTTTTTTATGGCGGCGCAAGCACACAACACGCATTTGCCTGCAATGCTAAAGATACTGCCTTATATATTGGTGGCCGGTACTGCCCTTTGACAGGTTTTTCGTGTGATATGCTTTTGCTGAAAGTGGATAAAAACAACGGCTCGCTAATATGGGGCAAGACAAAAGATTTTGGCTATTCCGGATATGACGAAGTAGATGGGCTTGTTGTTCAAAACGATGGAATATATTGCACTGGTTGGGCGCAGGCTTTGCAAACAGGCCCGTATCAGTTAGATATTGGCTTGTGGAAAGTAGATTTTAATGGAAATACAATATGGTCGAACTATTTTGGCAAGGCCAGCACCGCCGAACATCAGGACGGACACATTGTAATTGATGCCAACAATATTTATTGCGCGGGTTTATGGGATGGCAAAAGTATAGCCAATGCCTACAATGGCGCTGCCTTTGTGGGTAAATTTTCTAAAACAGACGGCTCTTTTATTGACTCTACCCTGTTTGGCTACCCTTCTAATGCCCTTTTTGATGCTGAGAACGCGCTAGGTATGGCCACAGACGGAACTTACCTATACCTTACGGGTTATACAACGCCTGTTGATGCGAACGATTGGCAAATTTTTGTCGCTAAATTTGATAAAAACCTGCAGCAAATATGGTATCAGACGTGGGGCGGCAGCAGTAGCGAAGCGGCAAGAGGCATTGCCGTAAGCAAGGGAAAAGTATTTGTTGCCGGAGTAACCCAGTCGCCCGAATTTAATTTGGGCGGCGCAGCCGATGCCGTTCTGCTGGTTTACGATACTACCGGAAATTTTATTGCCTACAAAACATGGGGCGACACCTTAGACAATGGTTTCAGAGATATTGCCATTTTAGATGATGCTATTTATATTTCGGGCAGTTCGGGCAAAAATTTATTTGGCGGCGGCAGCAGCGACAATGGGTTTGCAATGAAGGTGGACCTTAGCACGATTCTTACCTCAATTAACGAAATCAAACCAAACTCGTATTATTTGAATATTTGTTTCAACCCATCTTATACGTCTAATAATGCCGTCATCAGCACAAATTTTGACCTCGACAAGGCAACCTTGGCTATTTATAATATATCTGGTGAGCAAGTTTTTTCCATACCTCAATATAAAGGCAAACAGGTTAACCTACATTTGGAGAATCTTCGAAAAGGAATATATATTTTGTTTCTTGCCAAAGACGGGCAAACAGTAGCAAAAAAATTTATTATTGACTGATATTTGCCGTTTACTTAAAAACCTGCTTCCTCCGGAAAGTTTTTTGCCTTAATTTTTAATGCATTTTATCGCTTCGGCCATAGTGCCATTCTTAATAATTCTTATGGTATATATTCCGGCAGGTTTGTTAGATAAGTTTATTGGAATTGTATTTTTCCCTTTCGATAAATTTACATTTTGTAGTTGTAATTTTTCGCCCAAGATATTGTATATTTCTAAAACGACCTCCGGATGCTGCGCCTCTGAATCTATTTCCACCTCAATTATGCCATCAAAAGGATTAGGATAAATACGGGCAGTACGACCTTTGGTGAGGGGTTGCTTGGGCAAACTGTTTATTATTTGAACAAACTCTGTGCAGCCAACATCCCAGGCTTTGCCTTGTGGCCTAAATTCGCCCAAGCAATCGGTATCGAAATAGGGAAGGCTAACGCCTGCATCTATTAAAATGCTGGTGCTCAATAAATTTCCTTGTGTACTGTCGGCAAATTGGCTCCAGGTGGTAAAAAAGGCTTAATGGACATTTTTTAGGCTAAAAACCTTCGAAAGCATTACTATTGTTAGCTTTGAGGACAATCAAAGGTTATGAATAAAAAATGCTTTTACTGTGGTAAAAGGTG encodes the following:
- a CDS encoding hydroxymethylglutaryl-CoA reductase, coding for MSTSLEKAKKLLSHFSKLVPFEKVLDMVVQTETTEAQNYPRIPEPISWNSEAMAKRQDYIKQQTKLDFPYLSGEKNITDASIFKGNIEQQIGLTQIPTGIIGPLLINGTVAHGNFYVPLATTEGALVASYNRGARATALCGGIVSVCLTEGVQRAPLFKFRTLQEVGTFMQWVLGQTNEFKNIVSKHSNYAQLEDIKINMEGNHVVLVFEYQTGEAAGQNMVTICTDAICQYIVENTPIKPQHWFIEGNYAGDKKATAVSFSTVRGKKVTAEAIISRAVVNGILKTSPEKIAQYWQSSSVAAVQSGSIGIQGHFANGLAALFLATGQDVACVSEAYVGITRMEVNEDNDLYVSVTLPSLVVGTVGGGTKLPTQRECLKLLGCEGPESARKLAEICGATILAGELSIAAAIACGDFSRAHEIYGRNK
- a CDS encoding UbiA family prenyltransferase, whose amino-acid sequence is MTQQASLFKRFLTYQKERYPFAGYFFLIGSFSFSAIAYSRICRGLTEFVSPDKFFVCIFNTVTLFFILRILDEFKDHEDDQKYRPYLPVPRGLISLHELKYIGLFTLALQLLVTVVFFPKMLLLLAMVYGYLFFMSNEFFVKKWLKQNQFWYVTSHMLIIPLVDVFASGFDWLLDKATVPVGLAFFFAVSFMNGIVLEIGRKIKAPEQEEKGVLSYTFQLGTKHAVVFWIFILFLTLLLAAAASYYAGHSAGTYLALIAVFLVCSFPAFLFLNKQTARYGKLIEYSSALWTFAMYLILGGIPMLLSLWR
- a CDS encoding phosphoenolpyruvate synthase translates to MNLFFLNTISVQNSNFGGKANNLIAIKNKGFAVPEFVVIPADYLGSLLPADTALTKEFIRSYQFSPDFLNEIFRHFNETEFVAVRSSALNEDGKENSFAGQYETRLFVTKNTLNEALVCVWLSAYSERVQLYKAKNNIEGAGMAIMVQRMINADTAGVAFAVNPLTGNENETVINAVSGLGEGIVSGELDADLYTVQQGKITQQIADKKWAIKFDEQHKSGTIKTTLTELQSKTACLSEKQILEVAVLVKKISEHFQAPQDIEFAYLNGKLYLLQSRPITAIAKPKPITIWDNSNIIESYPGLTSPLTFSFIEKMYEAVYRQLSLIMGVAAKTIEANSSVYANMLGLLQGRVYYNLNNWHKSLSLLPGYKLNAEFMDNMMGVKEKFDTTIEKSGSKWGEYFNVLSAILKILKQHASLNSSRIAFQAYFNSVMQEYEAMDFEQMPLQELMTRYLRFENTLSKKWEAPLVNDFFCMIYFGVLQKLTVKYQLDENGTLHNDLVSGAKDIISTEPITLTLSIAALIRQLPEALNLFKNNSPEKILTELQTQTKYEKIDTAIKKYIQKWGERCVGELKLETITYKQQPQNYIKILQTYVKEAPKNHTLQESNIRQMAEEKVKQKLKGKPIKKFIFSYVLKKARYLVSNRENLRFERTRGFGMVRIMMIAMGKKLAAENILQHERDIFYLTQKEIFDFVNETAIRIDLKKLVENRKEEYTKFETKNLPERIKATEAISDNTIFDLPDETINNATSLQGIGCCAGIVRGKVCVVNSPQEIDSLNNNILVTASTDPGWVVLFPSASAIVVERGSLLSHSAIVSREMGIPCVVGVKNLLNILKTGDLIEIDGAKGTVKILDRI
- a CDS encoding DUF3419 family protein: MNERIKYANCWEDADLLLTSANLPPNGNILSIASGGDNSFALLSTAPKMLYAVDTNVAQLHLCELKAAAFSELKYDETLALFWGTPQAKDFFEILKKQLSPPCKKYWETNESSIQSGVINEGKFEQYFRFFRKRVMPFIHSKKTINELLSPKTEQEQTNFYHQKWNTIRWKFLFKLFFSKFVLGRFGRTKAYLNQVEIPVAAFIFEQAAQHLQSKDCQSNYFLHYIFTGEFKPELPFYLREENYQNIKQNLAALTLKQGLVQDFINPETAFNYCNFSNIFEYMNKEEFANFHQLLEQYLPNKAIIGYWNLMVDRVFSTSFPQTFSLYNKPQKQPTDKGFFYKRFVTEIKNER
- a CDS encoding phosphatidate cytidylyltransferase; this translates as MNDNFIHLLWLSSFYLILFGTAELLYRVAKIHVEYTRKFVHIGTGLLTMLFPLMFTHYGWVIFICAAFFVVLSISLKFGFLPSINAIQRKSHGSLSYPVVVVIAFMFYYFKTKGVSHEYFYFYLPVLTMALADPLAAYFGSKFPRGKYSFGQEQKTLTGSLAFFIVALALSFFLIPNPNLFFLLVIPLVATVTEAITSKGLDNLTIPVSVIAVLYFYPNV
- a CDS encoding AMP-binding protein translates to MINENITSLFYKACKNFPERHAVIQEKRAVTFSQLELEVARTIAYFEKKGIKKGDRVLVFVGMSIDLYRIVLALFSMGAVAVFVDEWVNTERLSLCCKIAKCKAIIAPLPYRIIGLFIAEIRKIPIFLNHKKQTETSIKTSTEPTAASDSALITFTTGSTGTPKAADRSHGFLKAQFDALTPLIKGKASMTMLPVVLLLNLGLGITSVIADFKTAKPKKFKAQKILTQIKKYEVDSLIASPYYLLELAKATQEKTSLKHIISGGAAIFASDAKIISASFSNANFTVVYGSTEAEPISHCQANELIECKNDFGLLAGKPVSSVALKIMPPQKLPHTTEKVLNNLELPQGNIGEIIVSGNAVNKTYIDNPEAVAENKIITEKIIWHRTGDSGYLNEQGNLFLTGRTAQIIEHNKKVYYPFVIENKLKNIEGVKLGTLILWNNKLILALCTTDSFSENLLSGIEYDEIRYFKSLPLDPRHYSKIDYQKLTQLL
- a CDS encoding T9SS type A sorting domain-containing protein — protein: MKTKTLFLCLMAVAAACSAQNVLTPEWVKSKASPVGGNAESWGIAIDQSGNFYWTVSVDSSGQGLDILCYKFDADGNSLWTNPFFYGGASTQHAFACNAKDTALYIGGRYCPLTGFSCDMLLLKVDKNNGSLIWGKTKDFGYSGYDEVDGLVVQNDGIYCTGWAQALQTGPYQLDIGLWKVDFNGNTIWSNYFGKASTAEHQDGHIVIDANNIYCAGLWDGKSIANAYNGAAFVGKFSKTDGSFIDSTLFGYPSNALFDAENALGMATDGTYLYLTGYTTPVDANDWQIFVAKFDKNLQQIWYQTWGGSSSEAARGIAVSKGKVFVAGVTQSPEFNLGGAADAVLLVYDTTGNFIAYKTWGDTLDNGFRDIAILDDAIYISGSSGKNLFGGGSSDNGFAMKVDLSTILTSINEIKPNSYYLNICFNPSYTSNNAVISTNFDLDKATLAIYNISGEQVFSIPQYKGKQVNLHLENLRKGIYILFLAKDGQTVAKKFIID